One window from the genome of Cucumis melo cultivar AY chromosome 12, USDA_Cmelo_AY_1.0, whole genome shotgun sequence encodes:
- the LOC127143821 gene encoding pyruvate kinase 2, cytosolic-like: protein MPIIATWGVKNKVDFLSLSHARHVEDVRQARQFLSKLGDLNQTQIFAKMESVEVFLFQKTALYRCNMAGKPAVVTRVVDSMTNNLRPTRAVATVVANAVLDGSDAILLGAETSWITSSRNRFNR from the exons ATGCCT ATCATAGCTACGTGGGGAGTGAAAAACAAGGTTGACTTCCTCTCTCTGTCACATGCTAGACATGTGGAAGATGTTCGACAA GCTCGACAATTTCTTTCTAAGCTAGGTGACCTTAACCAAACTCAAATATTTGCAAAGATGGAAAGTGTAGAG GTGTTTTTGTTTCAGAAAACTGCCCTTTATAGATGTAATATGGCTGGAAAGCCTGCTGTTGTAACTCGTGTGGTAGACAGCATGACTAACAACTTGAGACCTACACGTGCAGTAGCTACTGTTGTTGCCAATGCTGTACTTGATG GAAGTGATGCAATTCTTCTTGGGGCTGAGACATCGTGGATTACGTCCAGTAGAAACCGTTTCAACCGTTAG
- the LOC127143820 gene encoding pyruvate kinase 2, cytosolic-like: METVPENSIPGLSDSIAKIREDVKSGVENFTEECVSTMADVTRLLMKRFFPTMTKIVGTVGPNSRSVQVISACFTAAMLVAWFDFSWGSPDYHQETLENLKIAVKSTKKLCAVMLDTVGPEEDGFVVLTPNQELEASSELLPINYGGLSKVVKKGDTPFLGQYLFTGSETSVWLEVFKVKGDDVGCVVKNSATLVGTMYSLHASEIHIDLPTLDEKDKE, from the exons ATGGAGACCGTTCCTGAGAATTCCATCCCTGGGTTGTCTGATTCCATTGCGAAG ATTAGAGAAGATGTAAAATCTGGTGTAGAAAATTTTACAGAGGAGTGTGTATCCACAATGGCAGACGTTACTCGGCTTCTAATGAAG AGGTTCTTTCCTACAATGACTAAGATTGTTGGTACTGTGGGGCCTAACTCTCGATCTGTACAAGTTATTTCTGCTTGTTTTACGGCTGCAATGTTGG TTGCTTGGTTCGACTTTTCATGGGGTAGTCCGGATTACCATCAAGAGACTTTGGAAAATTTAAAGATTGCTGTTAAAAGCACCAAGAAACTTTGTGCT GTTATGCTGGATACAGTGGGTCCTGAG GAAGATGGGTTTGTTGTTCTAACACCCAATCAAGAACTAGAGGCATCTTCGGAGCTGCTACCTATAAATTATGGTGGACTTTCAAAG GTCGTTAAGAAAGGAGACACCCCTTTTCTTGGTCAGTACCTCTTTACTGGAAGTGAAACATCTGTCTGGTTGGAG GTTTTCAAAGTGAAAGGAGATGATGTTGGTTGTGTGGTAAAGAACTCTGCCACTTTGGTTGGTACAATGTACTCTTTGCATGCTTCTGAAATTCACATTGATCTTCCAACACTTGATGAGAAAGACAAAGAGTAA